Below is a genomic region from Burkholderiales bacterium.
AGCGCTTTCCCGAGTCCGAGATCAGGCCCGGCGACATGTTCGTCGCCAACGATCCGTACAACGGCGGCGGCACGCATCTCCCCGACATCAACGTGATCGCGCCGGTGTTCATCGGCAAGCGGATCGTGGCGTACGTGGCGAACATCGCCCACCACGCCGACGTCGGCGGCATGGTGCCGGGGTCGGAAGCCGCGGTGTGCCAGTCGATCTACCAGGAAGGCATCCGCATCCCGCCGGTGCGCATCCTATGCGAAGGAAAGTTGAACCGCGACGTCTTCGACGTGATCCTGCTGAACTCGCGCACGCCCGACGAGCGCGTCGGCGACCTCCAGGCGCAGTTCGCGGCGAACACCGTCGGCATGCGCAGCGTGCTCTCGCTCTTCGACCGCTACGGCGCGAAAGAGACCGAGGCGACGATCGCCTCGTATCTCGATTTCACCGAGAAGCGCTTCCGCGCCGCGATCGAGAAGCTGCCGGCGGGCCGTTACGTCGCCGAGGATTTCCTCGACGGCAACGACGAGACGAGCGTCGCGCGCATCAAGCTCACGCTCACCGTCGGCAAAGGCCGGCTGCATTTCGATTTCGCGGGGTCCGATCCGCAGTTGAACTGCGCGCGCAACATCCCGTATCGCGCGCTGCTCGCGACGGTCTACACCGTCGCCAAGGCGCTGCTCGATCCCGAGGTGCCCGCGAACGCGGGCTATTACCGCACGCTGGAGATCAGCGCGCCGCCGGGGTGCGTCGTGGGCCCGGTGCCGCCCGCGGCGATCGGCTGCCGCTCGATCTCGGCGAGCGTGCTCGGCGACGTCATCGCCGCGGCGCTGTCGCAGGCGCTGCCGCACAAGGCGCTCGCGGGCAGCGGTCCGCACCATCTCTACGTGCTGTCCGGAACCGATCCGCGCAACGGGACTTATTTCGTCAACTACGAGA
It encodes:
- a CDS encoding hydantoinase B/oxoprolinase family protein translates to MARTSKTRLQMKTAPVNKRPAVDPIQAEVVARFLLATAEEMGATLTRTAFSPNIKERADCSTAIFDRHGEVIALAQRVPIHLGSMVGAVDEILKRFPESEIRPGDMFVANDPYNGGGTHLPDINVIAPVFIGKRIVAYVANIAHHADVGGMVPGSEAAVCQSIYQEGIRIPPVRILCEGKLNRDVFDVILLNSRTPDERVGDLQAQFAANTVGMRSVLSLFDRYGAKETEATIASYLDFTEKRFRAAIEKLPAGRYVAEDFLDGNDETSVARIKLTLTVGKGRLHFDFAGSDPQLNCARNIPYRALLATVYTVAKALLDPEVPANAGYYRTLEISAPPGCVVGPVPPAAIGCRSISASVLGDVIAAALSQALPHKALAGSGPHHLYVLSGTDPRNGTYFVNYETLAGGMGARANRDGVDGVRVHASGSSNLPVEALEHAYPFRVERYALWEDSGGGGKYRGGMGVIRDYRVLADDIVVSLSSERQHVAALGAGGGDAGKLGAFILNPDTPEERKLPAAAADVRLPRDSVLRIATPSGAGYGAASERDAAAVERDVREGRASA